The Betta splendens chromosome 7, fBetSpl5.4, whole genome shotgun sequence genome includes a window with the following:
- the LOC114858738 gene encoding trace amine-associated receptor 4-like, whose product MKTLMKTLMRTIAEGEGGAVSKAETESELCFPQLLNASCKKLTRPRSEALTIYILMSCISLLTVVLNLLVILSISHFRQLHTPTNLLLLSLAVSDFLVGLILMPFQILLAEPCWLLSDLLCVLYYFLTFVIVCASVGNMVLISLDRYVAICDPLRYSTKVTQRRVQLCAFLSWGSSVFYAFMILYDNLKQPGRFNFCYGECVININGATDLVLGFLMPISAIIILYMRVFVVAVSQARSMRSHVAAVKLQRSLTVTVKKSEIKAAKTLGVTVVVFLMCYIPPYCVSLSGYDFTIGTSAKDFLIFLVLSNSCLNPVIYAFLYPWFRKSVKLIMTLEILQSKSREASVN is encoded by the exons ATGAAGACTCTGATGAAGACCTTGATGCGTACTATagctgagggagaaggaggagcagtgtCCAAGGCAGAGACTGAAAG tgaactctgttttccacagctcctcaacgcctcctgTAAGAAGCTCACTCGTCCTCGCTCTGAAGCTCTGACCATTTACATCTTGATGTCttgcatctctctgctcactgtggttctcaacctgctggtcatcctctccatctcccacttcag gcagctccacactcccaccaacctcctcctcctctctctggctgtgtctgatTTCCTCGTGGGTCTTATTTTGATGCCGTTTCAGATCCTCTTAGCAGAGCCATGTTGGCTCCTTAGCGACTTGTTATGTGTTCTCTATTACTTCCTCACATTTGTCATAGTCTGTGCCTCTGTAGGAAACATGGTTCTAATATCACTTGATCGTTACGTGGCTATCTGTGACCCTCTGCGTTACTCCACCAAAGTCACTCAGAGGAGAGTCCAACTCTGTGCCTTCTTGTCGTGGGGTTCGTCTGTTTTTTATGCCTTTATGATTTTATATGATAACCTGAAACAACCAGGGAGGTTTAACTTTTGCTATGGAGAATGTGTGATTAACATAAATGGAGCTACAGACCTTGTCTTAGGGTTTCTAATgcccatctcagccatcatcatcctatatatgagggtgtttgtggtggctgtgtctcaggctcgctccatgcgctcccacgttgcagctgttaaactgcagcgttcactgactgtgactgtcaaGAAATCAGAGATCAAGGCAGCAAAGACTCTTGGTGTGACAGTTGTTGTGTTCCTCATGTGCTATATCCCTCCttactgtgtttctctctctggatATGACTTTACAATTGGTACATCAGCCAAAGATTTCCTGATATTTCTGGTTTTATCAAActcttgtctaaaccctgttaTTTATGCCTTTCTctacccctggtttagaaaatctgtAAAACTGATAATGACCCTTGAGATACTGCAGTCTAAATCCAGAGAGGCCTCTGTAAATTAA